CCACGTCCCCACCGCCGGGCTCGCCCACGAACCCCTGCCGGCCGAGCAGGTCCTGAGCGGCTCACCGACGGCGGCGGTCCTGGAACTCGAGGACCTCGGCGACTCGGGGGTGGGCATCTGGGAGATGACCCCCGGTATCGCCACGGATGTGGAAGCCGAAGAGGTGTTCGTGGTCCTCAGCGGTTCGGCGCGCATCGACTTCCAGGACGAGGACGGCACGGTCACGCACACGCTGGACGTCGCGCCCGGAGACCTCGTGCGCCTGAGGGAGGGCCAGCGCACCGTCTGGACCGTGCACGAGACCCTGCGCAAGGTGTACGTCAGCGCCTGAGTCACCGGGCTTCCGGCGGCACTAGACTTATCAACCATGTCCTTCTCTTGCCGCGCGTCCGCCGCGCCCCGGACCGAGGGCCGCTGACAGTGGCCAAGCTCTACTTCCGCTACGGCGCCATGAATTCGGGGAAGTCCACCGCCCTGCTGCAGGTGGCCTTCAATTACGAGGAGCGCGGGCAGCGGGTCCTGCTGGCCAAGCCGGGGATCGACACGAAGGGCGACACCTCGATCGTCTCCCGCCTCGGCGTGGAGCGGGAGGTCGACTTCCTGATCCCGCACGACGCCGACGTCCGCTCCCTGGTCCGCCAGCATGCTGCCGGCGACGACCCCGAGGCGCTTCTGGAGCACGTCGACATGGCCCCGGTGGCCTGCCTCCTGGTGGATGAAGCGCAGTTCCTCACCCCCGAGCAGGCGGACGGCCTCTTCCGGATCGCCGTCCTGGACGACATCCCCGTGCTGGCGTACGGCATCCGGACGGACTTCCGCACCCAGGCCTTCCCGGGCGCCGCGCGGCTCCTCGAGATCGCCCACTCGCTCGAAGAGCTCAAGACCATCTGCCGCTGCGGGCGCAAGGCGGTCTTCAACACCCGGATCGTCGGTGGTCACTTCGTGTTCGACGGCGGCCAGGTCGCCATCGACGGCGAAGAGGTCCAGTACGAGTCCCTGTGCGGCAGCTGCTACCTCCAGGAGACCGGCGGCACTCTCAACCCGTGAGGCCCGGCGGCCTGTGACGCCCGGCGGCCCTGACCTCAGAACCGCCGGGTGTCAGCTCGCCGCGCTGTGAGCGAGAACCGGGGGCGCGTCCTCGTACCGTGTGCGGGAGATCTCCAGGATCAGATCGGCGACCGTTTGGGCTCCCCGGAGGTCGCGCTGACGGAAATAGCCCTCCTGCGCAAGAGCCAGATCCGTCAGGGCCTGCTGGGGTAAAGCAAGGCTCAGCTGTATACGCCCGCGGAGAAAGAGTGCTTCGGTGGAGAGACGACTCATGCGTCGAGGGTGCTGCGTGAAGACGGCGAGGGCTTCCAACGCCTGGTCGTAGCAGCGCCGGGTATACATCCACAAACCGTCTAGAAAGGCGAACTCCCGGTCGTTTTCCTGGCCCAATCCAAGGACCTCCTGGGCCGCCACTGCACGGTCGAGACAGACGCGGGTGGCCTCGTCCGCAATGCCCGCCTCGAGCCGGGCCCGGGCCGAACTGATGTTGAAGGCGACCCACTCCTCCAGATCGACCTGGGGCAACAGCAACCTGGCCGCCTGCTCATGGTGCTCGATTCCTCGCTCCGGGCATCCCCGCGCAAACGCGACATCTCCCATCACCCAGGCCAAACGCCCTCGCTCGTGCGACGGGACGCCGGCCGAATGAGACCGGGACGCCACTTCACATCCGCGCCAGGCGGCTTCTTTATGGCCCTCGCTGAGCAATGCACGGATGTGGAGATGACACGCAGCGTGCCGAACCATGGAGTCGTCCGGCAATGCGGCACTCCCCGACGCGCCTTCCTGGGCATGTGCCACCGCTTCGTGAAACTCTTCCTGAGCCAGGGCCATCCGCGCCGAAAGCTGTAATACTTCGGATCGCAACCCCACGTTGCTCGCCACGAGTCCGTCAGCGAGAAGCATCTCCACAAGATTCCGCCCCTGCTCGTAGCGGCCCAGCCGTGCCAGACATTCCGCTCTCAGCAGGTTCATCTCGCACACCGTTGCGTCACGGTGGCTTTCCCGTGCGAACTGCGCTGCCACCAAAGCATGGTGCGCCGCCATCTCGTAGTCGCGCGCGTCCCACGCGCACCACGCGTGAAGGGCCGCGAGCGAGTACTCCTGGTCCTGGACCGTGGGCTGAATCATCCACTGTTCCAGGTCTTCGGCAGCCATTCCCAGACGCCGCGCAAGCCCGAGAACGATGTCGGAGGACGGTTCTCGGGCTCCCCGTTCAAGAAGAGATATGTAGCTGTGCGAACACTCGGACCCGCCCAGCTCTTCCTGAGTAAGCCCTTTACTGATGCGTTGCGCACGAAGGCGCTGGCCGAAGATCCGGCCCATTTGGTCTCCCTTCCGCACGCCGCTTTCCCTGAGAAAGCGACCTTCCGTCCGGGCCATCAATCGCGCCGCGAGCCGCGACGCGCGGATCCCCCTGTCACATCCTGTCGAGAGGCCCTCAGCGGTTAAGCTACCAGCACATGTAGGACATTTGTAAGGTCCGCATCGAATGTCTTGTCACCGCACACCGCATCACGGTCGGCCACCCGCCCGGCGGCGAGGATTGACGGGGATGAAGGAAGGCGCCAGGCGGGCGCAAAAGGCGGCCGCGAACGCTCGGCGGATCTTTGTCCGCGCCAATGGACAGCCCTTACTTGTCGAGGTGCCAATCAGCACAACTTGCGAATTTCCCTGAGCATGAACATTGCCTCGAGCACCAGCCACATTTACTGTCCGATCAGGCATTTCTATGCTAAATGTCCTACTCTTATGGGGTGCATCACCTACACCCAACTGTCCGCAACGTTCCGCTCTCCGTCCAGATCGGAACGCAGTTGCGCGAGCAGATCATGAACGGAACCTGGCCCATCGGGACCAAGGTTCCGGGTGAGCACGATCTGGTCAAGACTTTCGGCACCAGCCGCAACACCGTCCGGGAAGCACTCCGCGCTCTTGTTCATCTCGGTCTGCTGGAATCCCGGCCCGGGGATGGGACCTATGTCCGCTCGACCAGCGAACTCGGCGCAGTGCTGGGGCGTCGCGTCACGGAGGAGTCCACCAAGGAGGTCTTCGAGGTCCGGGAAGCGCTTGAGGTCCAGGCGGCACGCCTCGCGGCCCAGCGCATCACCGTGGAGCAGATCGACGCCCTCCGCGCCCTCCTCAAGGAACGCTACGAAGGCGCCACGGTCACTGATCGTCTGAATGCCGATGTGAAATTCCACCACCTGATCGTCGCCGCCTCCGACAACCCGTTGATCGTCGAGTTGCACCGCGGTCTGGAGCCTGCCGTAATCCATGACGAAAGCAACTACACGAGCATGGGTTCCGACGATTTCCTCCGAGCGGAACACGAGGCGATTCTTGATGCGCTCGCGGGCCACGACCCTGACGGCGCGGTCGCAGCCACGCTTCAATTATTGGATGCCGCAGCGGAGAAGCGCGGCAACGACTAGAGGTTCGTCATCCTCAGCCATCTGCCGTGTTCTCATGAGCAATTTGACTTTGGCCGATGTTCAGTTGTCGTACAATTGACGGGTGCGTTTTGAACACACCCCTCAGCAGCCCTCAAGCGATCCCCGTGACTTCGGCAGGCGCCTTGAACACTGGATCGAGTCGGGCGTCTGGCCCGAGGGAGGCCTCCTCCCCACCCGCGATGAGCTCACCCGCATCTTCGGCAGCGCCGAGCTGGAGTACACACGTGAGGTCATCGATGGGCTCCATCGGCGCGGGATTCTGATCATCAGGCCCGAGGACGGGCGCCTGGTGATCGGAGTGAAGGGCGGGGCCCTGAACAGCTCGACTCTCGAAACGACTGAGGGGAATCCGGGGCCGGACTACGAGCGGTGGCGGCTTGTGAATGAAGCCCGCAAGGCGCTTCTCACGCAGGCCGCCCGGTTGGCTGCCACCAGAGCCTCAGACGACATCGTCATGGAGTTACGCCACCTGTTGGAGCACCCTGAGATCGGCGAGAGCGTGGAAACCGCAGCCACCGGCGGCGAAGATGCTTTCGAACGCGAAGTAGTTGTCGCCGCCGGAAACGACCTGATGGTGCGAATCTACGATCGGCTCATGATTCTCGAAGCCACGACCCGGGTCAACGAAGGCATCGAGGCAGCCCGCACGGAAAATCTCACCCGCGCCCGTCGCGAAGTCCTCACCGCGATCGCTGCACGCCAGCCGACCGCTGCGGCTCTCCTGGCCGACCGTATTCTGTGAATACCGGCTCGCTCCACCAGCGCTCCGCCGCCGGCACTCAGCCCTGCGCTCGCAGGACCTTGATGCGAACGTGGGCCAGCAGGCGTTCAACGGCCCGGACACTGCCCGCCACGTCATGGTCCGCGAGAGCGTCCAGCAACTCCGCGTGTTCTGAATGCAAGGACTCCTCCGGCGAGATCTCCGGCAGGACAGTGAAATCGAAAACCCTCTCCCGATCCAGCCCCTCATACATCTCCACCATGAGCGAGTTACCCGTCGCCCTCACAATCAGCCGATGAAAAGCGACGTCCGCGCTGGCCACAGCTTCAGCATCGCCAGCAACCTCACGGGCGCGGAGAACCGACCGCAGTTCGGCGATCTGCTGGTCTGTGATCCGATCCGCAGCAAGGCGCACGGCGTAGGACTCCAACGCCTCTCGGGCCTCGATCGCGTGAAGTGTCAATTCGTCTTTGACCCATTCGCCCACGAGGCCAGGGAGCTCGGTGACAGCCCTGACGAAAGTGCCCTTCCCCGGCAGGGACTCGAGCAGACCCGTGTGGACCAGGTAGCGCACAGCCTCGCGAACTGCGGTCGGGGACGCCGAAAGGATTCCCGCGAGCGCAGCGTCGTTCGGGATCTTCGCCCCGACCGGCCACTCCCCTGCTCTGAGCAGCCGACGCAGCCGGTCCACGGGTTCGTCGGGCGTGCTGGTGGAAAGGGACACGGGACGGATCACCTGCGTTCGGGGGCGGGGACGGACAAAAACTTGTGAGTGTGAGTGTACGCCTGGGACTGGCGGCCTCCGGGTCGGTGCCCAGCCCGCTCCCGGATTCGCCTGGTACCTGTAGAACGGTCCCGTCCGGCCCGTGCCGTGCCGCCGGCGCCCTGCCTCTGCCCCCGACCTCAGGACCCCGCGTGAACCCTCCGAACCCGTCCGTCACCTCCTCTCCGGAGGACCGGCCTCGCTCGTCCCGGCTCCGCCTCCGGGACCGGGTGGCGCTCGGCTGCGCGGCCGCGGTCACGGCGGCGGCATTCCTGCACCTCGTGCTCCCGGGCCCGGCGGGCACGTTCTTCGCGATCATCCTCCCGTGGCTCTGGATCCCGGCGCTGCTGTGCGTCGCGTGCCTGCCCTGGGTGCAGCGCCGGGCCTGGGCCGTGCTCCTGGTCCCGGTGCTGGCCTGGGGGCTGATGGCCGCGCCCGCTCTGATCCCCCTGCAGAAGCAAGCCGCTCCTCAGGCACAGGCCCAGAGCGGCGCCGGGAACGGGACCGGGAGCGGACGGATCACGGTGGCGAGCCAGAACGTGAAGGCCGGCAGCGGGGCGGACTCCACGGCCCGGGCGGCGGGCGCACTCGCGGAGCGGGGCGCCGACGTCGTGGTGCTGGTGGAGCTCGACGACGCCGGGCGGAGTGCCGCGCGCGAAGTGCTGGCGGAGCGCTACCCCCACGCTTACACCGTGGGGACGGTGGGCATCTGGAGCCGCTACCCCTTGAACAACACGCGGGCGCTGGGACTGGGTCTGGGCTGGAAACGCGCGCTGGCGGTGGATGTCGAGACGCCCGCCGGGACGCTCACCCTGTACGCCGTGCATGCGGCCTCGGTCCGGCCCGGGGAACAGGACGCCCGGGATGAGATGCTCCGGGACCTGTCCCAGGTGATCACCGCCGACGACGCCCCGCGGGCGATCGCGGTGGGGGACTTCAACGCGGTGGCCCAGGACCCGGCCCTGGCCGGGATCCGTTCGACCTTGGCGGAGCCTCCGCAAAGCACACCGTCCTTCGGCTTCAGCTGGCCCTCCGGCCTCCCGCTCGCCCGCATCGACCACGTGTTCCAGCGCGGGCTTCTGCCCCAGGAGAACACGATGCTGCGCGCCGGCGAGAGCGACCATCTCGCCCTCGTGGCGTCCTTCGCCTTCCCGCAGTGACTCCACGAGGCCTTTCGCGCGGGGCTGGTGCAGGAGTTCTGGTTCAGCGTTCGCGAGGAGCCGACCGCACCGATCGCGGCGCCGCACTGTCCCCACCGTTCCGCACGGCCGCCGGGATCTCCCAGTCGTGAGCGCCGGGGCTCCGGAAGTCCAGGTAGAAGAACCGGCGCCCGGGACCGCTGGCCAGGTACGACCGGGTGGTATACACCGAGGTGAAGTCGAGGAAGGCGTCCGGCCCGGCCACCCGGAACCCGGCCCGTCGCAGAAACTCCGGAATCCACGGTTCCGACTCCGCCTGGATGACCCCGTGGAGGAGCGGCGCCCCGGACAGCCGGTAGTGCCACACGAGCGCGTCGAAGAGGGCCTTGCCGACCCCTCGATTGCGGTGCGCAGGGTCCACCGCGATCGCCACCAGCTGAGGGGTGTCGGCCAGGCCACGGAGCGTGAGCTCCTCCCGGCGCGCGGAACGTCCGGCCACCGCGTCATGGATCGACGCGATGCTGGGGGCTACCACGCCGCCGCCCACCACGATCCCTTCCTGGTCCACCGCCACGAGGACCGTGGTGGCGAGCATGAGCGCGGCGCCGGACCACGGATCGCCCGCGCCTTTGCCGATGGCCTTACGGAACGCCTTCATCCCTAACGCCCTCCGTGGCACCGCCTTCCCCAGCCGGGGATCCCCGACGCCGTGCTCCACGAGGAAGCCCTCGCTCAGGCCCGCCTTGGCCATGACACGGACCAGTCCCGCACGGTCCCCCGGCCCCGCCTCGCGGATGGTGACGACACCTTTGCCCGCCGAATTCATCCCCACTCCATCCGTGTCCCCCACGCGAGCACGTGCACACATCTTTCACCATCATATGTCCTACATTTGTCACGGTCGAGGGCGCTCGCCGGCCTGTGGACGACGGCCCAGCCCAGCACGGCCGTCGCCGCCCGCAGGTTCCACTCCATCGGTTAACGACCACGGCCCCGGAATCTCACGATTCCGGGGCCGTTCCCGTGGGCCCTGAGGGGATCGAACCCTCGACCTATGGATTAAAAGTCCACTGCTCTACCAACTGAGCTAAAGGCCCAACCGTCCCTAGGGACGTCACTACTCTACCGTAGGCACGCAAGGGGTTCCGGCACCCGTCCCCGCATCCCAGGCGACGTTCCCTCCGTGCCTGCCGGAGCCGTCGTGCGCCTCCGTGCCGCTCTGGCATGGCACCCGCACCAGGCGTAGCGTAAGGGCATGAGCGAGAACCCGGGAGCAGCCCCACGGCATCACAAGCCGAAGCCCTTCGCACCCCTCGATTTCGAACCGTTCGCGGGCGGCGCGGACCCGGCGCGCGTTTCCGAGGCGGCGCACCTCGCGGCGCACGCCCTCGTGAAACACGGCCGCGCCGCGGACGACCCGGACGTCACGAAACGCCTCGTCAAGCTCGCGGACCGGCAGGGCATCGAGGTGATCGCAGAACTCTGGGCCGAAAGCCCGGCGCACTCCCTCCCCGGCGCACTCTGGCGGCTGTACGCGCTGCGCGCCGCCGTCGTGAAGGATCCCGACCGGATGGCCCTGTACTTCAACGCCGGCAAGGAAGGCGCGCAGGTCTCCCATGTGGTGGCGGGTGCGGCCGAGCCTCCGGGCGCCGACGAGATCCGCCACATGTCCGACGCCATCCTCTCCGGAGCGTTCGACGGCGAGTTCGACGTCGCGCTGGAACGCTTCGCCGCGTTCTGCCGGGTGATCGCCCTGGGCCAGGCACGCCTGGCCGACGCCGCCGAACTGGGCAACGAGGCGAACGCCACCCGGCTCACGCGAGACTCCCACCGCCTGGTCCGCACGGCCGACGACCTCGAATTCGCAGCCGCGGCGTGGCGAAACGGCCACCTGGACTGACGGCGCACTGAATCACTCATTCCAGCGGCTGTCAATGTTGACTCCGGGCCACGGAAGTAGAAAACTGAACTTGGTGTCGGGCCGCGAAACCCCCGGGCTTCAACAATTCGCCGCTTCGAGCGGCCTACCGCCGAGAGGCGTATCCGGTCCGGCACCATTCTCATGCTGAGGTCCGTGCCTCAAGATCTTTACGCCAGCCAAGGACACCGGTACGACGTGAAACTCAGCCTCTTCCCGCAGGAGACTGCAGGCCTCAAGCTCCTCACCCAGCTGGCCCGCCAGTTGGTGCTGGGCACCGGAACCCTCTCCGAGCTCCTGGGAGCCCCCGCCGCGGACTTCGACCGCCTGGTCGAGGAGATGCACCAGCACGAGGGCGAGTCCATGAACCTGCATTACGCGCTCCTGACCCATATGCGCACCAGTTTCATCAACACCCTCCCGCGCGAAGACATGTTCAACCTGTCCCGGTATCTCAACGACGCCATGGAGAAACTGGACGGCGCCGCCGAACTGATCGGCCTCTACAAGCTCGAACGTCTTCCCACCCGTGCGGCGGACCAGCTGGAGATCATCACCCGCCAGGCGGAACTCACCGTGGAGGCGATGCGCCGGCTGGACGACCTGGACGAGCTCGAGGACTACTGGATCGAGGTGCTCCGGCTGGCCAAGCGGGCCGAGCGCAGCCATCGCGTCTGGGTCGCGGACATGCTCCGCGACATGAAGTTCGCCCAGTACACCCGGCACCGGGATGTGGCGAACCAGCTCGTGGAGGTCACCAAGGACATGCGCCGCGTCGCCACGAGCGTCGGGGCGATCATCGTCAAGGAATCATGAGTGATCGCCTTCTTCCTGGTCCTCACGGTCCTGCTGACGGTCACCTTCACCTTTCTCAACGGCTTCCGTGACGTCTCCTCCGCCATCGCCTTCGCGGTCCGCTCGCGAGCGCTGACCGCCAGCGTGGCGGTGGTGCTGGCCGCCTTCTTCAACCTGCTCGGCGTGGTCCTGGCGTTCCCGCTCGCGCTCGAGATCGGCACCAACTGGCTGCGCCTCCCCGAGGGGCTCAACGGCCTCAGCCTCCTGGTCTCCGGGCTGGCCGCCGGCATCATCTGGAACATCTTCACCTGGTGGAAGGGCATCCCGTCCTCCTCGACCCACGCGCTGCTGAGCGGCTTGTTCGGCGCAGGCGCCGCGGCCATCCTCAAGGGCGGCACGGAGATCCCCGAGGCCTCCGCCACGCTGTGGAACTCCGTGGCGCTGCCCCTGCTGCTCTCCCCGGCCCTGGCGTTCCTGCTCTCCTATGTGCTGGTCTGGCCGACGACCTGGGTGGCGCGGAATCAGCCGCCCAACGTCGTGAACCGCCGGCTCCGCAGGGCGCAGGCGATCACCGCGGGCGCCGTGGCGTTCGGGCACGGGCTGCAGGACGGCCAGCGCACGTTCCTGGTCCTGCTGATGGCGTTCTTCGTGGCGGGCTACGAGGACGGCCAGCCGCTCGCGTTCATGATGGTGACCCTCGTGGCCGCGGCCATGACGGCGGGGACGCTGTTCGGTGGCTGGCGCATCTCCTACACGCTGGGACACCGCATGATCCGGGTGGACCCGCTCCGGGGCTTCGTCACGCAGGCGGTCGGCTTCGCGCTCCAGTTCGCCGGGGCCATCGCCCTGAGCTGGCCGATCTCCACCACCCACACGATGGCGGCGGGCATGTGGGGCGCGGGGACCAACCAGCGCTTCTCCCAGGCCAACCGACCGCTGATCCTGAAGATCCTCGGCTACTGGGTGATCACCCCCGTGGCCACGGCCGCGCTGGGGTTCGTGTTCCAGATGGCGCTCTCCGCCTTGACCTGAGCGATCCCCTTCGCCGAAACAGTGAGTTTCCGCTGAAACAGCGTGTTCAGCTCACTGTTTCAGCGGAAAACCACTGTTTCGGCGAGGCGGGTCGGGGCAACCCAGAACGCCCCGCCGCCCTCACTTCCAGACGTACCGGCGCTCCGGCCGGCCGACGCCCCCGTACCGCAGGCGCACCACGGCCCGGCCCTCCTCGGCGAGGTACTCCAGATACCGGCGAGCGCTCACGCGGGACGTGCCGAGCACCGCGGCCGCCTCCGTGGCGGAGACGTCGCCGTCGTGGTCCTTCAGGAGAGCCTCCACCATGCGCAGCGTCTCGATGCTGCAGCCCTTGGGCAGGGGCCGTTCGCGGTGCGCGACGCCGAAGACGCGGTCCACATCGGCCTGGTCCGCCACGCTGCCGGACTCGGCGAGCGGGCGGTAGCTCTGCTGGTAGTGCACCAGGCGCTCCGCCAGGTCCTGGGCCGTGAAGGGCTTCATGAGGTAGTGCACGATCCCGCCCCGCAGCGCCTTGCGCACCGTCTCCATCTCGCGGGCCGCGCTGATGACCAGGACGTCGAGTTCGGGCTGG
This portion of the Arthrobacter woluwensis genome encodes:
- a CDS encoding FadR/GntR family transcriptional regulator, which produces MSYSYGVHHLHPTVRNVPLSVQIGTQLREQIMNGTWPIGTKVPGEHDLVKTFGTSRNTVREALRALVHLGLLESRPGDGTYVRSTSELGAVLGRRVTEESTKEVFEVREALEVQAARLAAQRITVEQIDALRALLKERYEGATVTDRLNADVKFHHLIVAASDNPLIVELHRGLEPAVIHDESNYTSMGSDDFLRAEHEAILDALAGHDPDGAVAATLQLLDAAAEKRGND
- a CDS encoding response regulator — translated: MIKVLIVDDDFMVAKVHAGFVRQVPGFGVVGVAHTAAQALQEVDRTRPDLVLLDIHLPDRSGLELLQEMRTLQPELDVLVISAAREMETVRKALRGGIVHYLMKPFTAQDLAERLVHYQQSYRPLAESGSVADQADVDRVFGVAHRERPLPKGCSIETLRMVEALLKDHDGDVSATEAAAVLGTSRVSARRYLEYLAEEGRAVVRLRYGGVGRPERRYVWK
- a CDS encoding thymidine kinase; this encodes MAKLYFRYGAMNSGKSTALLQVAFNYEERGQRVLLAKPGIDTKGDTSIVSRLGVEREVDFLIPHDADVRSLVRQHAAGDDPEALLEHVDMAPVACLLVDEAQFLTPEQADGLFRIAVLDDIPVLAYGIRTDFRTQAFPGAARLLEIAHSLEELKTICRCGRKAVFNTRIVGGHFVFDGGQVAIDGEEVQYESLCGSCYLQETGGTLNP
- a CDS encoding endonuclease/exonuclease/phosphatase family protein — protein: MNPPNPSVTSSPEDRPRSSRLRLRDRVALGCAAAVTAAAFLHLVLPGPAGTFFAIILPWLWIPALLCVACLPWVQRRAWAVLLVPVLAWGLMAAPALIPLQKQAAPQAQAQSGAGNGTGSGRITVASQNVKAGSGADSTARAAGALAERGADVVVLVELDDAGRSAAREVLAERYPHAYTVGTVGIWSRYPLNNTRALGLGLGWKRALAVDVETPAGTLTLYAVHAASVRPGEQDARDEMLRDLSQVITADDAPRAIAVGDFNAVAQDPALAGIRSTLAEPPQSTPSFGFSWPSGLPLARIDHVFQRGLLPQENTMLRAGESDHLALVASFAFPQ
- a CDS encoding inorganic phosphate transporter; the protein is MIAFFLVLTVLLTVTFTFLNGFRDVSSAIAFAVRSRALTASVAVVLAAFFNLLGVVLAFPLALEIGTNWLRLPEGLNGLSLLVSGLAAGIIWNIFTWWKGIPSSSTHALLSGLFGAGAAAILKGGTEIPEASATLWNSVALPLLLSPALAFLLSYVLVWPTTWVARNQPPNVVNRRLRRAQAITAGAVAFGHGLQDGQRTFLVLLMAFFVAGYEDGQPLAFMMVTLVAAAMTAGTLFGGWRISYTLGHRMIRVDPLRGFVTQAVGFALQFAGAIALSWPISTTHTMAAGMWGAGTNQRFSQANRPLILKILGYWVITPVATAALGFVFQMALSALT
- a CDS encoding helix-turn-helix domain-containing protein, with product MGRIFGQRLRAQRISKGLTQEELGGSECSHSYISLLERGAREPSSDIVLGLARRLGMAAEDLEQWMIQPTVQDQEYSLAALHAWCAWDARDYEMAAHHALVAAQFARESHRDATVCEMNLLRAECLARLGRYEQGRNLVEMLLADGLVASNVGLRSEVLQLSARMALAQEEFHEAVAHAQEGASGSAALPDDSMVRHAACHLHIRALLSEGHKEAAWRGCEVASRSHSAGVPSHERGRLAWVMGDVAFARGCPERGIEHHEQAARLLLPQVDLEEWVAFNISSARARLEAGIADEATRVCLDRAVAAQEVLGLGQENDREFAFLDGLWMYTRRCYDQALEALAVFTQHPRRMSRLSTEALFLRGRIQLSLALPQQALTDLALAQEGYFRQRDLRGAQTVADLILEISRTRYEDAPPVLAHSAAS
- a CDS encoding GNAT family N-acetyltransferase, with product MNSAGKGVVTIREAGPGDRAGLVRVMAKAGLSEGFLVEHGVGDPRLGKAVPRRALGMKAFRKAIGKGAGDPWSGAALMLATTVLVAVDQEGIVVGGGVVAPSIASIHDAVAGRSARREELTLRGLADTPQLVAIAVDPAHRNRGVGKALFDALVWHYRLSGAPLLHGVIQAESEPWIPEFLRRAGFRVAGPDAFLDFTSVYTTRSYLASGPGRRFFYLDFRSPGAHDWEIPAAVRNGGDSAAPRSVRSAPRER
- a CDS encoding FadR/GntR family transcriptional regulator, with translation MRFEHTPQQPSSDPRDFGRRLEHWIESGVWPEGGLLPTRDELTRIFGSAELEYTREVIDGLHRRGILIIRPEDGRLVIGVKGGALNSSTLETTEGNPGPDYERWRLVNEARKALLTQAARLAATRASDDIVMELRHLLEHPEIGESVETAATGGEDAFEREVVVAAGNDLMVRIYDRLMILEATTRVNEGIEAARTENLTRARREVLTAIAARQPTAAALLADRIL
- a CDS encoding cupin domain-containing protein, which encodes MGTTSPAAALRHVPTAGLAHEPLPAEQVLSGSPTAAVLELEDLGDSGVGIWEMTPGIATDVEAEEVFVVLSGSARIDFQDEDGTVTHTLDVAPGDLVRLREGQRTVWTVHETLRKVYVSA
- a CDS encoding FadR/GntR family transcriptional regulator, with the translated sequence MSLSTSTPDEPVDRLRRLLRAGEWPVGAKIPNDAALAGILSASPTAVREAVRYLVHTGLLESLPGKGTFVRAVTELPGLVGEWVKDELTLHAIEAREALESYAVRLAADRITDQQIAELRSVLRAREVAGDAEAVASADVAFHRLIVRATGNSLMVEMYEGLDRERVFDFTVLPEISPEESLHSEHAELLDALADHDVAGSVRAVERLLAHVRIKVLRAQG
- a CDS encoding DUF47 domain-containing protein, translated to MKLSLFPQETAGLKLLTQLARQLVLGTGTLSELLGAPAADFDRLVEEMHQHEGESMNLHYALLTHMRTSFINTLPREDMFNLSRYLNDAMEKLDGAAELIGLYKLERLPTRAADQLEIITRQAELTVEAMRRLDDLDELEDYWIEVLRLAKRAERSHRVWVADMLRDMKFAQYTRHRDVANQLVEVTKDMRRVATSVGAIIVKES